One Carettochelys insculpta isolate YL-2023 chromosome 15, ASM3395843v1, whole genome shotgun sequence DNA window includes the following coding sequences:
- the LOC142021355 gene encoding proteinase-activated receptor 4-like, with product MVPRSGPYSALCCTLFLFAWAWVGWAEQCLTEPRPAKGRAMVRVCKEPLGNDTAAGSWLESHLRSPVTTQLLAALYALVLLVGLPTNALAFWVLATTTKKSASSVFLLNLAGADLVFTLVLPFKVTYHLLGNNWLLGDYACRALVALFYGNMYGSILFLTCISLDRYFLLVHPFLRRGYPHVWPATGLCVGLWLAVGLGVSPLLRYRHAHYLPELNITACHDVLESQAEHELAHYFPTLVVLGFALPAVLLTASSGRVLGRLLRKGRHYGRVARLLALVLLVFALCFTPSNALLLFHYLQPQGEWHNRTYGWYALALVLSALNTCIDPFIYFYVSRDIRARLRALPCCWGGHDRSCSCKGANKLMLPQRSSEPSQP from the coding sequence agcccaggccAGCCAAAGGCCGAGCCATGGTCCGCGTCTGCAAGGAGCCCCTCGGAAACGAcacagctgctggctcctggctggaATCCCACCTCCGCAGCCCTGTGACCACCCAGCTGCTCGCCGCGCTCTACGCCCTGGTGCTGCTGGTCGGGCTGCCCACCAATGCGCTGGCCTTCTGGGTGCTGGCCACCACCACGAAGAAATCTGCCTCCTCTGTCTTCCTCCTCAATCTGGCCGGGGCCGACCTGGTCTTCACCCTGGTGCTGCCGTTCAAGGTCACCTACCACCTCCTGGGGAACAACTGGCTGCTGGGGGACTACGCGTGCCGGGCTCTGGTCGCCCTCTTCTACGGGAACATGTACGGCTCCATCCTCTTCCTCACCTGCATCAGCCTGGACCGCTACTTCTTGCTGGTGCACCCCTTCCTGCGGAGGGGCTACCCCCACGTCTGGCCGGCCACAGGGCtttgtgtgggcctctggctggctgtggggctgggagtgagccCACTGCTGCGCTACCGCCATGCCCACTACCTCCCAGAGCTGAACATCACCGCCTGCCACGACGTCCTGGAGTCACAAGCGGAGCACGAGCTGGCCCACTACTTCCCCACGCTGGTGGTGCTGGGCTTCGCCCTGCCAGCTGTGCTCCTCACTGCCTCCTCCGGCAGGGTGCTGGGGCGCCTGCTCCGCAAGGGGCGCCACTACGGCCGCGTGGCACGCCTCCTAGCCCTGGTGCTGCTGGTCTTCGCCCTCTGCTTCACACCCAGCAACGCGCTGCTGCTCTTCCACTACCTGCAGCCGCAGGGCGAGTGGCACAACCGCACCTACGGCTGGTACGCGCTGGCCCTGGTGCTCAGTGCCCTCAACACCTGCATCGACCCCTTCATCTACTTCTACGTGTCCCGGGACATCCGGGCCCGGCTccgggccctgccctgctgctggggggggcacGACAGGTCCTGCTCGTGCAAGGGCGCCAACAAGCTGATGCTGCCCCAGCGGTCCAGCGAGCCAAGCCAGCCCTAG